One window of the Holophagales bacterium genome contains the following:
- the ssb gene encoding single-stranded DNA-binding protein, whose translation MRSVNKVILVGHLAADPETFATKTGAVRATFPVATHRSTTSDGERKEVTDYHRVVAWGKLGEICMKFLTKGTGIYLEGTILNRAYEKDGERKYMTEIRAGEINLLTYKKKDGVASVSLDEPGAKSDA comes from the coding sequence ATGCGCAGCGTCAACAAAGTCATCCTCGTCGGTCACCTCGCCGCGGATCCCGAGACCTTCGCTACGAAGACCGGAGCCGTGCGCGCCACCTTCCCCGTCGCGACCCACCGATCCACAACGTCGGACGGCGAGAGGAAGGAAGTCACGGACTACCACCGCGTCGTCGCCTGGGGAAAGCTCGGGGAGATCTGCATGAAGTTTCTGACAAAGGGCACCGGGATCTACCTCGAAGGCACGATCCTGAACCGCGCCTACGAGAAAGACGGCGAGCGGAAGTACATGACGGAGATCCGCGCAGGGGAGATCAATCTCCTGACGTACAAGAAGAAAGACGGCGTCGCCTCCGTGAGTCTCGATGAACCGGGCGCGAAGTCGGACGCGTAA